A single window of Leptolyngbya ohadii IS1 DNA harbors:
- a CDS encoding hemolysin family protein — translation MLLEVLIIILLMVANGIFAMSEMAVVSARRARLQELAEQGDRQARAALDLANSPNRFLSTVQVGITLIGILAGAFGGATLSRSFAGYISQIPGIGQYSEAIAFGLVVMVITYLSLIVGELVPKRLALNSPERIATTIAQPMQWVAKIVSPIVTLLTFSTEAVLRLLRVNPNDGEPLVTEEEIRVLLRQGAEAGTFEASEQDMVERVFNLGDRQVSAIMTPRLDITWLDLNDPYEVNRRKMMETNHNRYPVCMDSLDNVLGVVYVTDVLSRSLSDQPVDFTTLLRPPLFVPESTRAPRVLELFKQLGTHIAFVVDEYGITQGIVTLNDVMEIIIGDIPFADQPQEADFVQREDGSWLIDGMLPIHELKELFDIDELPGEDRGNYKTMGGFIITQLGHIPKSSDHFEWEGFRFEVMDMDGNRVDKVLVLPPERVEG, via the coding sequence ATGCTGCTCGAAGTTCTCATCATCATCCTGCTCATGGTGGCAAACGGAATTTTTGCCATGTCCGAAATGGCAGTCGTCTCCGCCCGTCGTGCCCGCTTGCAGGAGTTAGCCGAACAGGGCGATCGTCAGGCACGGGCAGCGTTGGATCTGGCGAATTCTCCGAACCGCTTTTTGTCTACGGTGCAGGTGGGGATTACGCTGATTGGTATTCTGGCGGGTGCATTTGGCGGCGCGACCCTTTCCCGCAGTTTTGCAGGCTACATCTCGCAGATTCCCGGCATCGGGCAGTACAGCGAGGCGATCGCCTTCGGATTAGTCGTCATGGTGATTACCTACCTGTCGCTGATCGTAGGAGAACTGGTTCCGAAACGGCTGGCACTCAACAGCCCAGAACGGATTGCCACAACGATCGCCCAGCCAATGCAGTGGGTCGCAAAAATTGTGTCACCGATCGTGACTTTGTTGACCTTTTCAACCGAGGCAGTGCTGCGGCTGCTGCGCGTAAATCCCAACGATGGCGAACCGCTGGTGACTGAAGAGGAAATCCGGGTACTGCTGCGGCAGGGGGCAGAGGCAGGAACGTTTGAAGCCTCCGAACAGGACATGGTAGAGCGGGTGTTTAACTTAGGCGATCGTCAGGTCAGCGCCATTATGACCCCCAGACTCGACATTACCTGGCTCGATCTAAACGACCCCTATGAGGTCAATCGCCGCAAGATGATGGAAACCAACCACAACCGCTATCCGGTCTGCATGGATTCTCTGGATAACGTGCTGGGCGTGGTCTACGTCACGGATGTTCTGAGTCGCAGCTTGTCTGATCAGCCCGTTGATTTTACAACGCTGCTGCGTCCTCCCCTTTTTGTGCCGGAAAGCACCCGCGCCCCTCGCGTTCTGGAACTCTTTAAGCAGCTTGGCACTCACATCGCCTTTGTCGTAGATGAATACGGCATCACCCAGGGCATCGTCACCCTGAACGATGTAATGGAAATTATCATCGGCGATATCCCCTTTGCCGATCAGCCCCAGGAAGCGGACTTTGTACAGCGGGAAGATGGCTCCTGGCTGATTGACGGAATGCTTCCCATCCACGAACTGAAAGAACTCTTCGATATCGACGAACTGCCCGGCGAAGATCGCGGCAACTACAAAACAATGGGCGGCTTTATCATCACCCAGCTTGGACATATTCCCAAATCCAGCGATCACTTTGAATGGGAAGGCTTCCGCTTTGAGGTGATGGATATGGACGGGAATCGGGTGGATAAGGTGCTGGTGTTGCCGCCGGAGAGGGTGGAGGGGTAG